From the Paenibacillus sp. FSL H8-0548 genome, one window contains:
- a CDS encoding dihydropteridine reductase produces MQIYWTKINKIIEETPEVRTYLLDCPEGFTWEEGSHTHFALEGFNTEDKPNRSLIRHMSISTLPRENSIGITTRIREQCSEFKAILRNLEIGNEVAIFKIHSNVPLKREDKNVYLLSSGVGLATFRPLVLEYFERSENVNQLHSLNIDSSKNFLFTDIFESAPNKKFTSQFVDNRKDYYEEVKNLAGDKDGLFYVVGSDEFLVHNIEVLREQGIKPEQIVLDKHEEQRSKFLSLPI; encoded by the coding sequence ATGCAAATATATTGGACTAAAATAAATAAAATTATTGAAGAAACTCCTGAGGTTAGAACGTACCTGCTCGACTGTCCGGAAGGCTTCACATGGGAAGAAGGTTCCCACACCCACTTCGCACTGGAAGGTTTTAATACTGAAGATAAACCAAACCGCAGCCTGATTCGCCATATGTCAATCTCCACATTACCGCGTGAAAATTCCATCGGTATTACAACACGCATCAGAGAACAGTGCTCTGAGTTTAAAGCGATTTTAAGAAATCTTGAAATCGGCAATGAAGTTGCAATATTTAAAATTCATTCAAATGTACCGCTTAAAAGAGAAGACAAAAATGTTTACCTACTGTCCTCTGGTGTCGGACTGGCAACCTTCAGACCACTTGTACTTGAGTATTTCGAACGTTCTGAAAACGTCAATCAACTTCATTCCTTAAACATCGATTCATCAAAGAATTTCTTATTCACTGATATTTTTGAATCCGCACCTAATAAGAAGTTCACATCACAGTTCGTCGATAACCGTAAAGACTATTATGAAGAAGTGAAAAATCTTGCTGGAGACAAGGATGGACTCTTCTATGTTGTCGGCAGCGACGAATTCCTCGTGCATAACATTGAAGTGCTGCGTGAACAGGGCATCAAGCCGGAACAGATTGTGCTCGACAAGCATGAAGAACAACGCTCTAAGTTTTTATCATTGCCAATTTAA
- a CDS encoding sigma-70 family RNA polymerase sigma factor: MEKQYIKYLAPGFNRDLVLEDLMTTYGQDVWNFAFFLTRRADAADDISQDVFLIVYNRLYTFRGESSIKTWILSITRNKALNYLKSAFIRKVTLIDTMLHFSGQSPSAEQVVLDHISSRAIWEQVLKLPLKFREVIILNYHFELSVDQIAATLQISEGTVKSRLHRAKKKMSVLLDSKREGV, translated from the coding sequence GTGGAGAAGCAATATATAAAATATTTAGCTCCAGGTTTCAATCGTGATCTTGTACTGGAGGATCTCATGACCACATATGGCCAGGATGTCTGGAATTTCGCCTTCTTCCTGACCCGCCGCGCCGATGCAGCGGATGATATATCTCAGGACGTTTTTTTAATTGTGTATAACCGACTTTATACATTTCGCGGAGAATCTTCGATCAAGACTTGGATTCTGAGTATTACGCGCAATAAAGCTCTCAATTACTTGAAAAGCGCCTTTATTCGGAAAGTTACATTAATAGATACAATGTTGCATTTTAGCGGCCAGTCGCCATCGGCTGAACAGGTAGTTTTAGACCATATTTCATCCAGAGCAATTTGGGAGCAGGTGCTGAAGCTGCCCTTGAAGTTCAGAGAGGTGATCATTTTAAATTACCATTTCGAGCTTTCAGTTGACCAAATCGCTGCGACGCTTCAAATCTCGGAAGGCACGGTGAAGTCGCGTTTACACCGAGCGAAGAAAAAAATGTCAGTGCTGTTGGATAGTAAAAGAGAGGGAGTGTGA
- a CDS encoding SRPBCC domain-containing protein yields the protein MANIEHLQTVNVPASTVYEALTTAKGLSEIWTNELIVNDQVGCINEFRFGGKGLTKMRVNELVTDKKILWQCVDSDPEWIGTTISFDIEEKTGKTSIIFRQMNWEEVTTFYRICNYNWAIFLYSLKQYCEEGEGLPYHKRKF from the coding sequence ATGGCAAATATTGAGCACTTACAGACCGTGAATGTTCCAGCTTCAACGGTATATGAAGCATTAACCACTGCAAAAGGACTTTCAGAAATATGGACAAATGAACTAATAGTCAATGATCAGGTCGGTTGTATAAATGAGTTCCGATTCGGGGGCAAAGGCTTAACGAAGATGCGAGTTAATGAGCTTGTTACCGATAAAAAGATTTTGTGGCAGTGTGTTGATTCAGATCCAGAATGGATAGGTACGACAATTTCTTTTGATATAGAGGAAAAAACCGGGAAGACTTCAATCATTTTTCGTCAGATGAATTGGGAGGAAGTGACCACATTTTATCGCATATGTAATTATAACTGGGCTATTTTTTTGTACAGTCTTAAACAGTATTGCGAAGAAGGCGAGGGTCTTCCATATCATAAACGGAAATTTTAG